The following are encoded in a window of Leeia aquatica genomic DNA:
- a CDS encoding excisionase family DNA-binding protein — MAIDPAYYSTREAADRLGVSLATIQNMVERGELPAWKTQGGHRRIPREAVEAKLASTTPQEKRSRAFQILIVEDDPALRLLYERQVQSWNMPVELRMVSNGLEGLLEMGRQPPDLLLTDLIMPELDGFAMLNALRTSPRVKPMAIVAVSGLEDEVIASRGGLPAGVTRMHKPVPFHELHGYVQALHALFVREQAASHPLVR, encoded by the coding sequence ATGGCCATCGACCCTGCCTACTACAGCACACGCGAAGCGGCTGACCGTCTTGGCGTCAGCCTTGCCACCATCCAGAACATGGTGGAACGGGGGGAGTTGCCCGCGTGGAAGACCCAAGGCGGACACCGCCGCATTCCACGCGAGGCGGTCGAGGCCAAGCTGGCGTCAACAACGCCTCAAGAGAAACGCAGCAGGGCCTTCCAGATTCTCATCGTAGAAGATGATCCTGCATTGAGGCTGCTGTACGAACGACAAGTCCAGAGCTGGAACATGCCGGTTGAACTGCGAATGGTCAGCAACGGCCTGGAAGGACTGCTGGAGATGGGTCGTCAACCGCCTGACTTGCTGTTGACTGACCTGATCATGCCGGAGCTGGATGGCTTTGCCATGCTCAATGCCCTGCGCACCAGTCCGCGCGTCAAACCCATGGCCATTGTGGCGGTCAGCGGGTTGGAGGACGAGGTGATTGCCAGCCGTGGCGGTCTGCCTGCCGGGGTGACCCGCATGCACAAGCCGGTGCCGTTTCATGAGCTGCATGGCTATGTGCAGGCTCTGCATGCTTTGTTCGTCCGGGAACAAGCGGCCTCACACCCACTCGTCCGATAG
- a CDS encoding rhomboid family intramembrane serine protease: protein MLILPVPRAPDWRRRPPWMTLLLIISCTFIFFVLQGKDEQRTEAAWTYYLQSDLPDIELPLYVRYQNQHGKSDVRLPEAPDEVAVMVQQLQYDPGFQRALKSGQLFPPSGLAPEGWQAARKQFETMLARSVTDHYGFVPAQPRAVTWFSHMFLHGSADHLFGNMVVLFIVGYLVEEALGAGLFLLCYLLAGLGANALDLALHSERLVVGVGASGAISGVMAMFVVLFGLQRIRFLYWVVVYLDFFMAPALLVLPVWMANEAYQMWVDKDGMINNTAHLGGFAAGAVLAGLYRLSRRKDEQPVVLDAGPSEAEQLAAQLHKVHLLLADLAFDRARTLLRPLVQQHPQQAELLQAYYQASRWQGDSEDYHLATGRLLAWNALPVEQAREVLNHYLTNARPVPRLSASLMANLGKRLLQAGFLPEGVRLCRALLARDRQHRALPALLLLVARASREQGDTAHAQLALTLLRQHFPGSAEDQLSAQW from the coding sequence ATGCTGATTCTGCCCGTACCCCGAGCGCCCGACTGGCGCCGTCGCCCACCCTGGATGACCTTGCTGCTGATCATCAGCTGCACTTTCATTTTCTTTGTGCTGCAGGGCAAGGATGAACAGCGGACTGAAGCCGCCTGGACCTACTACCTGCAGTCGGACCTGCCTGATATTGAATTGCCGCTGTATGTCCGTTATCAGAACCAGCATGGCAAATCAGACGTACGCCTGCCGGAAGCACCGGATGAGGTGGCGGTCATGGTCCAGCAGCTGCAGTATGACCCTGGCTTTCAGCGTGCGCTGAAATCGGGCCAGCTGTTCCCGCCCAGCGGCCTGGCACCCGAAGGATGGCAGGCGGCACGCAAGCAGTTTGAGACCATGTTGGCCAGGAGTGTGACCGATCATTACGGCTTTGTGCCGGCACAACCCCGTGCGGTGACCTGGTTCAGTCACATGTTCCTGCATGGCAGTGCGGACCACCTGTTTGGCAATATGGTGGTGCTGTTCATCGTCGGCTATCTGGTCGAGGAAGCGCTGGGCGCGGGGCTCTTTCTGCTGTGTTACCTGCTGGCCGGGCTGGGCGCCAATGCCCTGGATCTGGCCCTGCATAGCGAGCGGCTGGTGGTGGGCGTGGGGGCCTCGGGCGCGATCTCGGGTGTCATGGCCATGTTCGTGGTGCTGTTTGGCCTGCAGCGCATCCGTTTCCTGTACTGGGTGGTGGTGTATCTGGACTTCTTCATGGCCCCCGCCCTGCTGGTGCTGCCGGTCTGGATGGCCAACGAGGCTTACCAGATGTGGGTCGACAAGGACGGCATGATCAATAACACCGCTCACCTCGGCGGCTTTGCGGCGGGGGCGGTGCTGGCAGGGCTGTATCGCTTGAGTCGGCGCAAGGATGAGCAACCGGTGGTGCTGGATGCCGGGCCTTCAGAGGCCGAGCAGCTGGCCGCGCAACTGCACAAGGTACACCTGCTGCTGGCCGATCTGGCCTTTGACCGCGCACGCACCCTGCTGCGCCCCCTGGTGCAACAGCACCCGCAGCAGGCGGAGCTATTGCAAGCCTATTATCAGGCCAGCCGCTGGCAAGGCGACAGCGAGGACTATCATCTGGCCACTGGCCGCCTGCTGGCCTGGAATGCGCTGCCGGTTGAGCAGGCGCGTGAGGTACTCAATCACTATCTGACGAACGCACGGCCTGTGCCGCGCCTGTCCGCCAGCCTGATGGCTAATCTGGGCAAACGGCTGCTGCAGGCGGGTTTCCTGCCGGAAGGGGTGCGTTTGTGCCGGGCCCTGCTGGCGCGCGACCGCCAGCATCGTGCCCTCCCGGCGCTGTTGCTGCTGGTGGCCCGCGCCAGCCGGGAGCAGGGCGATACCGCCCATGCCCAGCTGGCGCTGACCCTGCTACGCCAGCACTTCCCCGGCTCCGCCGAGGATCAACTCAGCGCGCAGTGGTAG